The Enterobacter kobei genome has a segment encoding these proteins:
- a CDS encoding serine/threonine protein kinase — MTDNDNNRTVPNALPVGYRFNEFEIKEVIGGGGFGIVYRAWDHQLERTIAIKEFMPSSLAVRGDDMTLVLRSERFGKAFSAGLNSFIQEARLLARFNHPNLLHVLRFWVQNDTAYMGTLFYSGTTLSRLREEKPELINEAWIRRTLPMLFGAIKTIHDEGYLHRDISLDNIQIQDNGLPVLLDFGSARRTIGNLSDETETMLRPGFAPIEQYTDDNESEQGPWTDIYALGAVLRTLIVGSPPPVSVVRSIQDTCKPLVEIMPQGYSIPLLQAIDRALALHMEDRPQSIDEFAALIEMPVAGINDVLTAKKPGTMLVPVEEEKPASALDWRRYKIPGMVAAGVLVGVVAGAMLFSGGKDAPEQAAQAPAETRPTETAANAPDVKPETAKVSEQATAQQTPPPVESPVALVYIRIQDGETLKVNGEPKALRPATNGYASLKLPAGEVKIELQGNGKTRSQTLDIAKPGTWLVNP, encoded by the coding sequence ATGACGGATAATGATAACAATCGGACTGTCCCAAACGCGCTCCCGGTCGGGTACCGCTTCAACGAGTTTGAAATCAAAGAGGTGATCGGCGGCGGCGGTTTTGGCATCGTTTATCGCGCGTGGGATCACCAGCTCGAACGCACTATCGCTATCAAAGAATTTATGCCTTCCTCGCTCGCCGTGCGCGGCGACGACATGACCCTGGTGCTGCGCAGCGAGCGCTTTGGCAAAGCGTTTTCCGCAGGCCTGAACAGCTTCATTCAGGAAGCCCGTCTGCTGGCGCGCTTTAACCACCCGAACCTGCTGCATGTCCTGCGTTTCTGGGTGCAAAATGACACGGCATACATGGGTACGCTGTTTTACAGCGGCACCACGCTTTCGCGCCTGCGCGAAGAAAAACCGGAGCTGATCAACGAGGCCTGGATCCGCCGCACGCTGCCGATGCTGTTTGGCGCCATCAAGACCATCCACGACGAAGGCTATCTGCACCGTGATATCTCACTGGATAACATCCAGATCCAGGATAACGGCCTGCCGGTACTGCTTGATTTCGGCTCCGCGCGCCGCACCATCGGTAACCTTTCTGACGAAACGGAAACCATGCTGCGACCGGGTTTTGCACCGATCGAGCAGTACACCGACGACAACGAAAGCGAGCAGGGACCGTGGACGGATATTTACGCCCTCGGCGCCGTGCTGCGTACCCTGATCGTGGGTTCTCCGCCGCCGGTGAGCGTGGTGCGTTCTATTCAGGATACCTGCAAGCCACTGGTGGAAATTATGCCGCAGGGCTATTCCATCCCGCTGCTGCAGGCCATCGACCGCGCGCTGGCGCTGCACATGGAAGACCGTCCTCAGTCTATCGACGAATTCGCCGCGCTGATCGAGATGCCGGTTGCGGGCATAAACGATGTGCTGACGGCGAAAAAACCGGGCACCATGCTGGTACCGGTGGAAGAGGAAAAGCCGGCTTCAGCACTCGACTGGCGTCGTTACAAAATCCCGGGCATGGTTGCCGCAGGCGTGCTGGTGGGTGTGGTCGCCGGAGCGATGCTGTTCAGCGGTGGCAAGGATGCGCCAGAGCAGGCTGCGCAGGCACCCGCAGAGACGCGTCCGACGGAAACCGCCGCGAACGCGCCAGACGTGAAGCCAGAAACGGCTAAGGTGAGCGAGCAGGCGACGGCGCAACAAACGCCACCGCCTGTCGAAAGCCCTGTTGCGCTGGTCTATATCCGTATTCAGGACGGCGAAACGCTGAAAGTGAACGGCGAGCCAAAAGCGCTGCGTCCGGCGACCAACGGCTATGCATCGCTCAAGCTGCCCGCCGGTGAGGTGAAGATTGAACTGCAGGGCAACGGGAAAACGCGCAGCCAGACGCTGGATATTGCCAAGCCGGGCACCTGGCTGGTGAATCCGTAG
- the tssH gene encoding type VI secretion system ATPase TssH, with product MSEISRAVLFGKLDTLLFTSLESATAFCKLRGNPYVELVHWLHQLMQQQDGDLQQIIRHFALDEQQLTRDIVAALDALPRGASSVSDLSEHIDSAVERAWVYGSLKFGVSRIRGGHLLIGLLKTWNLANVLKSISAQFTRLNVEVLIEQFDTVCANSKETQQAAATIEAPAGAVPAAQGTLAQYGQDLTARAREGKIDPVVGRDEEIRQMVDILMRRRQNNPLLTGEAGVGKTAVVEGLALRIADGDVPEPLQNIQLWLLDIGMLQAGAGMKGEFEARLQALINEVQSSATPIILFIDEIHTLIGAGGQQGTGDAANLLKPALARGQLRTIGATTWAEYKKYIEKDPALTRRFQTVQVHEPDETKAILMLRSTVSPLETHHQVLLLDEAVSAAVKLSHRYIPARQLPDKAVALLDTACARVAVSQSAPPAQLEDCLRHLAALDVEIEIAEREARVGAGVYERVTALITERDAYESKREALTQRWEEERSLVQEIIRLRAALFASGEEESAGLHSQLAEQQQALKTLQGDEPLLFAAVDENVVAAVVSDWTGIPLGRMVKNEIDAVLNLADTLNQRVIGQRHGLDLIARRVKTSRAKLDDPNKPVGVFMLCGPSGVGKTETALALAESLYGGEQNVITINMSEFQEAHTVSTLKGAPPGYVGYGEGGVLTEAVRRRPYSVVLLDEIEKAHPDVHEIFFQVFDKGWMEDGEGRHIDFRNTIIILTSNVGTDLISAMCADPELMPEPDALSGALRQPLLEVFPPALLGRLLVVPYYPLSDAMLGQIVRLQLKRIQRRLEENHNIISEFDDSVVEQIVQRCTEVESGGRMVDAILTNTLLPQMSQILLTASRSDEQYRRLHVTCEQGEFHCQFAA from the coding sequence ATGTCAGAAATTAGCCGTGCCGTGCTCTTCGGCAAACTGGATACGCTGTTATTTACCTCGCTGGAAAGCGCGACTGCCTTCTGCAAGCTGCGCGGTAACCCCTATGTTGAGCTGGTGCACTGGCTGCATCAACTGATGCAACAGCAGGATGGCGATTTGCAGCAGATCATCCGCCACTTTGCCCTCGACGAACAGCAACTGACGCGCGATATCGTGGCCGCGCTGGATGCGCTGCCGCGCGGCGCGAGTTCCGTTTCCGATCTCTCCGAACATATCGACAGCGCCGTAGAGCGCGCCTGGGTCTATGGCTCGCTGAAGTTTGGCGTCAGCCGCATACGTGGCGGCCATTTGCTGATCGGCCTGCTCAAAACCTGGAACCTGGCAAACGTGCTGAAAAGCATTTCGGCGCAGTTCACCCGTCTTAACGTCGAGGTGCTGATCGAGCAGTTCGATACGGTTTGCGCCAACAGCAAAGAGACGCAGCAGGCTGCGGCCACCATCGAGGCGCCAGCGGGTGCGGTACCGGCAGCGCAGGGTACGCTGGCTCAGTACGGCCAGGATCTCACCGCCCGCGCCCGCGAAGGGAAGATTGACCCGGTAGTCGGGCGTGATGAAGAGATCCGCCAGATGGTCGATATCCTGATGCGTCGCCGCCAGAACAACCCGCTGCTGACCGGTGAGGCCGGGGTCGGGAAAACGGCGGTGGTGGAAGGGCTGGCGCTGCGTATCGCCGATGGCGACGTGCCGGAGCCGCTGCAAAATATTCAGCTGTGGCTGCTGGATATCGGCATGCTGCAGGCTGGCGCAGGCATGAAGGGCGAGTTTGAAGCCCGTCTGCAGGCGTTGATCAACGAGGTTCAGTCCAGCGCCACGCCGATTATTCTGTTTATCGATGAGATCCACACCCTGATTGGCGCAGGCGGCCAGCAGGGGACCGGCGATGCGGCGAACCTGCTGAAGCCCGCTCTGGCGCGCGGACAGCTGCGTACCATCGGCGCCACCACCTGGGCGGAATACAAAAAGTACATCGAGAAAGATCCGGCGCTGACCCGTCGTTTCCAGACGGTGCAGGTTCACGAGCCGGACGAAACGAAAGCCATTCTGATGCTGCGCAGTACCGTATCGCCGCTGGAGACCCACCATCAGGTGCTGTTGCTCGACGAAGCGGTCAGCGCGGCGGTGAAGCTGTCGCATCGCTATATCCCGGCGCGTCAGCTGCCGGATAAAGCCGTTGCGCTGCTCGACACCGCCTGTGCCCGCGTGGCGGTCAGCCAGAGCGCGCCACCGGCGCAACTGGAAGATTGCCTGCGCCATCTTGCCGCGCTGGACGTGGAGATTGAGATAGCCGAACGCGAAGCGCGCGTTGGTGCAGGCGTTTATGAGCGCGTAACGGCGTTAATCACAGAACGTGATGCGTATGAAAGCAAACGTGAAGCCCTGACCCAGCGCTGGGAAGAGGAGCGCAGTCTGGTGCAGGAAATTATCCGCCTGCGCGCCGCGCTGTTTGCCTCGGGCGAGGAGGAGTCCGCCGGGCTGCACAGCCAGCTGGCGGAACAGCAGCAGGCGCTGAAAACGTTGCAGGGCGATGAGCCGCTGCTGTTTGCGGCGGTAGATGAAAACGTGGTTGCCGCAGTGGTTTCCGACTGGACCGGGATCCCGCTGGGGCGGATGGTGAAAAACGAGATCGACGCGGTGCTGAATCTTGCCGACACGCTGAACCAGCGCGTCATCGGCCAGCGTCACGGTCTGGATCTCATTGCCCGTCGCGTGAAAACCTCGCGGGCAAAACTCGACGATCCCAACAAACCGGTGGGCGTCTTTATGCTTTGCGGCCCGTCCGGCGTCGGTAAAACGGAAACCGCGCTGGCGCTGGCGGAATCGCTGTACGGCGGCGAGCAGAACGTTATCACCATCAACATGAGTGAGTTCCAGGAAGCGCACACCGTTTCCACCTTAAAAGGTGCGCCGCCGGGCTACGTCGGGTATGGTGAAGGCGGTGTGTTAACCGAGGCCGTGCGCCGCCGTCCGTATAGCGTCGTGCTGCTGGATGAAATTGAAAAAGCACACCCGGACGTCCACGAGATCTTCTTCCAGGTCTTTGATAAAGGCTGGATGGAGGACGGCGAGGGGCGCCACATCGATTTCCGCAACACCATTATTATTCTGACGTCCAACGTTGGCACTGACCTGATCAGCGCTATGTGTGCCGATCCGGAACTGATGCCGGAACCGGATGCCTTAAGCGGCGCGCTGCGCCAGCCGCTGCTGGAGGTGTTTCCGCCTGCGCTGCTGGGCCGCCTGCTGGTGGTGCCGTATTACCCGCTCAGCGACGCGATGCTGGGGCAGATTGTTCGCCTGCAGCTCAAGCGCATTCAGCGTCGTCTGGAAGAGAATCACAATATCATTTCTGAGTTTGACGACAGCGTGGTGGAACAGATTGTTCAGCGCTGTACCGAGGTGGAGTCTGGTGGCCGCATGGTAGATGCTATTTTGACCAACACCCTGCTGCCTCAGATGAGCCAGATCTTACTTACCGCCAGCCGCAGCGACGAGCAGTACCGACGTCTGCATGTCACCTGCGAGCAGGGCGAGTTTCACTGTCAGTTTGCCGCGTAA
- the tssG gene encoding type VI secretion system baseplate subunit TssG, whose amino-acid sequence MSDAATAPLRVHRLTKLPETFWHGVRQTPWRYDLFQLLRRIDAQGGERYPLGRAPLPKFEPLRIGQQPSMSFAPSTLAEVSLREESGLHEVSILSFGLFGPNGPLPVHMTEYARERIHHHQDTSLSAFVDLFHHRLTLLFYRAWADAQPAVSLDRADNKRFEGYLASLIGMGQPGQMNKGSLSAHARFTHAGHLTRHSRDPEGLEKILRNYFNAPIRLVSNVPQWMPLSTREQAQLGEGRRMPRMGESAFLGVAVRDVQHKFRIEIGPLSAEEYNRFLPGEAWVTELRDWVRQYIGVEFEWETRVILHEDAVQGTSLGSNGQLGYNTWLGLQPQPVPRGDLVYRAER is encoded by the coding sequence ATGAGTGACGCTGCCACTGCACCGCTGCGCGTGCATCGCCTGACGAAGCTGCCGGAGACGTTCTGGCACGGGGTCCGTCAAACGCCCTGGCGCTACGATCTGTTTCAGCTGTTAAGGCGTATTGATGCCCAGGGCGGCGAGCGCTACCCGCTGGGACGCGCGCCGCTGCCGAAATTTGAGCCGCTGCGCATCGGCCAGCAGCCGTCGATGAGCTTTGCGCCGTCGACGCTGGCCGAGGTTAGCCTGCGGGAAGAGAGCGGGCTGCATGAGGTGTCTATCCTCAGCTTCGGGCTGTTTGGTCCGAACGGCCCGCTGCCGGTTCACATGACCGAATATGCCCGCGAGCGTATTCATCACCATCAGGACACCAGCCTGAGCGCGTTTGTCGATCTGTTTCATCATCGTCTGACGCTGCTGTTTTACCGCGCCTGGGCGGATGCGCAGCCTGCCGTCTCCCTTGATCGCGCTGACAACAAACGCTTTGAGGGCTACCTGGCCTCGCTGATTGGCATGGGACAGCCGGGCCAGATGAATAAAGGCAGCCTGAGCGCCCATGCCCGCTTTACCCACGCCGGGCATCTGACCCGCCACAGTCGGGATCCGGAGGGGCTGGAGAAGATCCTGCGCAACTATTTTAACGCCCCGATCAGGCTGGTAAGCAACGTGCCGCAGTGGATGCCGCTCTCCACGCGTGAGCAGGCACAGCTGGGGGAAGGTCGCCGTATGCCGCGCATGGGGGAATCCGCCTTTCTTGGCGTCGCCGTCCGCGACGTACAGCATAAGTTTCGTATTGAAATCGGCCCGCTGAGCGCTGAAGAGTACAACCGGTTTTTACCTGGCGAAGCGTGGGTCACCGAACTGCGCGACTGGGTGCGCCAGTACATTGGGGTGGAGTTTGAATGGGAAACGCGGGTGATCCTGCATGAAGACGCGGTGCAGGGTACTTCGCTCGGCAGCAATGGGCAATTAGGCTACAACACCTGGCTGGGCCTTCAGCCGCAGCCTGTCCCGCGTGGCGATCTGGTCTATCGCGCAGAGCGGTAA
- a CDS encoding type VI secretion system accessory protein TagJ — translation MNTLYQQLAGETLNDALARLEAGIKARPADADLRAAFVQFLTLSGNWTRALTQLKSWLVLKPQAKPTVTLLEQAIQGELQRAQVMAGQARPAMPESQWPWLTTLAAALNEEGERAQALRLEALEQAQATAGHIILENEETQAFDWLMEGDARLGPVCETLVNGRYFWLPFNAIAEIRFQAPASVTDLVWRHALVRLTDGTEQVCQIPARYPFAADAPDAVKLGRTTEWHPLDESGTLYEGLGQKAWLSEQSESPLLSLSLVTFATDGADE, via the coding sequence ATGAATACGCTCTATCAACAGCTGGCGGGTGAAACGCTCAATGACGCGCTGGCGCGTCTGGAAGCCGGGATCAAAGCCCGTCCGGCAGATGCCGACCTTCGCGCCGCGTTCGTGCAGTTTTTAACCCTCAGCGGCAACTGGACCCGGGCGCTGACCCAGCTGAAAAGCTGGCTGGTGCTGAAGCCTCAGGCGAAGCCGACCGTCACACTGCTTGAGCAGGCCATTCAGGGTGAGCTGCAGCGTGCGCAGGTGATGGCGGGCCAGGCGCGTCCAGCCATGCCTGAATCTCAGTGGCCGTGGCTGACCACGCTTGCCGCCGCGCTTAACGAAGAGGGCGAGCGCGCCCAGGCGTTGCGTCTGGAAGCCCTTGAACAGGCGCAGGCAACGGCGGGACACATCATCCTTGAAAACGAGGAGACGCAGGCGTTTGACTGGCTGATGGAGGGTGATGCCCGTCTTGGTCCGGTGTGCGAAACCCTTGTTAACGGACGCTATTTCTGGCTGCCGTTTAACGCTATTGCGGAGATCCGTTTCCAGGCGCCCGCCAGCGTGACCGATCTGGTCTGGCGTCATGCGCTGGTCCGTCTTACCGACGGTACCGAGCAGGTGTGCCAGATCCCGGCGCGCTATCCTTTTGCGGCTGATGCCCCGGATGCGGTCAAACTGGGGCGCACTACCGAGTGGCATCCGCTTGATGAGAGCGGCACGCTGTATGAAGGGCTGGGTCAAAAAGCCTGGCTGAGCGAGCAAAGCGAAAGCCCGCTGCTGTCGTTAAGCCTCGTGACGTTTGCGACGGACGGAGCCGATGAGTAA
- the tssE gene encoding type VI secretion system baseplate subunit TssE yields the protein MSNPAGEGDLLRSGWQARSKQDKVGARDKMQPSLLDRLTDNDPEKKREPANSNLITHAALRRNVLRDLQWLFNTINHDASGDLSALPQVSRSVINFGVAPLAGKRMSDIEWHDIQRKLTEAIINFEPRILPQGLQVRCVSDTSSLDLHNVLSIEIKGRLWCVPYPLEFLFRTDVDLENGHFELKDAG from the coding sequence ATGAGTAATCCCGCTGGCGAAGGCGATCTGCTGCGCAGCGGCTGGCAGGCCCGCAGCAAGCAGGATAAGGTGGGGGCGCGCGACAAAATGCAGCCCTCGCTGCTGGATCGCCTTACGGATAACGACCCGGAAAAAAAGCGTGAGCCAGCCAACAGTAATCTGATCACCCACGCTGCGCTGCGTCGCAATGTCCTGCGGGATCTGCAGTGGCTGTTTAATACCATCAACCATGATGCCTCCGGCGATCTGAGCGCCTTGCCGCAGGTGAGCCGCTCGGTGATCAACTTCGGCGTCGCGCCGCTCGCAGGTAAGCGAATGTCAGATATCGAATGGCACGATATTCAGCGCAAGCTCACCGAGGCCATCATCAATTTTGAACCGCGCATTTTGCCGCAGGGATTGCAGGTGCGCTGCGTGTCGGATACCTCCTCGCTGGATCTGCACAACGTGCTCTCCATTGAGATAAAAGGGCGTTTATGGTGTGTGCCGTACCCGCTGGAGTTTCTGTTTCGCACCGATGTCGATCTGGAAAACGGCCATTTTGAACTGAAAGATGCGGGGTAA
- the tssF gene encoding type VI secretion system baseplate subunit TssF: MESKLLEYYNRELAYLREMGAEFAERYPKVAGRLGMRGIEVADPYTERLMEGFAFLTSRVQMKMDAEFPRFSQRLLEMIAPNYLAPTPSMAIAQIEPDSSRGDLSNGFIVPRGTMMDSLALKKTGVTCSYTTAHEVNLLPLKIDNVELGGVPADLPLAQLGLSQRGINSALRIRIACDGPQNLGHLNFDQLTFFLSGPDIEALKLLELVMEHHAGIVCQTVSPQPQRQLLASDALCQEGFAADQALLPDDLRNFDGYRLLQEYFAFPARFRFISLSGLSTLLQRCEGEKAFDIFILLDKSDEQLERVVDASHLALHCTPVINLFPKVAARQKLNEGQHEYHLVVDNIRPLDYEIYAVNKIFGSADGQRDDQTFRPFWSTWSGDAGNYGAYFSLRREQRVLSEHAQRYGTRTGYIGSEVFVSLVDEQHAPWQENLRYISAEVLCTSRDLPLMLQQELGQFIMADSMPVKSLTLRKGPTPPRPALAEGFSTWRLISQLQMNYLSLMDSENEEGAAALRQLLGLYANLAETAVARQVEGVRHCVLEPVHRRVPEPGPVVFARGIGITLTVDERAFSGASPWLFGSVLERLFARLVSINSFTEFTLKSQQRGEIGYWAPRMGKRALV; encoded by the coding sequence ATGGAAAGTAAACTGCTCGAATACTACAACCGTGAGCTGGCCTACCTGCGTGAAATGGGGGCCGAGTTTGCCGAGCGCTACCCAAAAGTCGCCGGACGACTGGGCATGCGCGGCATTGAAGTGGCGGACCCGTACACGGAACGCCTGATGGAAGGTTTCGCTTTTCTGACCTCCCGCGTGCAGATGAAAATGGATGCCGAGTTTCCGCGTTTCTCCCAGCGTCTGCTGGAGATGATCGCCCCGAATTACCTCGCGCCAACCCCATCAATGGCGATTGCGCAAATCGAGCCCGACAGCAGCCGGGGCGACCTGAGCAATGGCTTTATTGTGCCGCGCGGCACCATGATGGACAGCCTGGCGCTGAAAAAGACCGGCGTAACCTGCAGCTATACTACGGCGCACGAGGTTAATCTGCTGCCGCTGAAAATTGACAACGTGGAGCTGGGCGGCGTGCCTGCTGACCTGCCGCTGGCACAGCTGGGGTTAAGCCAGCGGGGAATCAACAGCGCGTTGCGGATCCGCATTGCCTGCGACGGCCCGCAAAACCTCGGCCATCTGAATTTCGACCAGCTGACGTTTTTCCTCAGCGGCCCGGACATTGAAGCGCTGAAGCTGCTGGAGCTGGTGATGGAACATCACGCCGGGATCGTCTGCCAGACGGTCAGCCCGCAACCTCAGCGACAGCTGCTGGCGTCGGATGCCTTGTGTCAGGAGGGCTTTGCCGCGGATCAGGCACTGCTCCCGGACGATCTGCGCAACTTTGACGGTTATCGTCTGCTGCAGGAGTATTTCGCGTTCCCAGCCCGTTTCCGCTTCATCAGCCTGAGCGGCCTGAGCACGCTGCTCCAGCGCTGTGAAGGCGAAAAAGCCTTCGATATCTTCATCCTGCTGGATAAATCAGATGAACAGCTGGAGCGCGTGGTGGATGCCAGCCATCTGGCGCTGCACTGCACGCCAGTCATCAACCTGTTCCCGAAGGTGGCGGCGCGTCAAAAGCTGAATGAAGGCCAGCACGAATACCATCTGGTGGTCGATAACATCCGCCCGCTGGATTATGAAATTTACGCGGTGAATAAAATCTTCGGCAGCGCGGACGGTCAGCGTGACGACCAGACGTTTCGTCCTTTCTGGAGCACCTGGAGCGGGGATGCGGGCAACTACGGAGCCTATTTTTCCCTGCGCCGGGAACAGCGCGTGCTCTCTGAGCATGCCCAGCGCTACGGCACCCGTACCGGCTATATCGGTTCAGAGGTTTTTGTTTCGCTGGTGGATGAACAGCACGCCCCGTGGCAGGAAAACCTGCGCTACATCTCTGCCGAGGTGCTCTGCACCAGCCGCGACCTGCCGCTGATGCTACAGCAGGAGCTTGGGCAGTTCATCATGGCCGACTCCATGCCGGTGAAATCGTTGACCCTGCGTAAAGGCCCGACGCCACCGCGTCCGGCGCTGGCAGAAGGGTTCAGCACCTGGCGGCTCATCAGCCAGTTGCAGATGAACTACCTCAGCCTGATGGACAGCGAGAATGAAGAGGGGGCTGCCGCGCTTCGCCAGCTGTTAGGGCTGTATGCCAACCTGGCCGAAACGGCCGTGGCGCGTCAGGTGGAGGGGGTTCGCCACTGCGTGCTGGAGCCGGTTCACCGCCGCGTGCCTGAACCCGGTCCGGTCGTTTTCGCCCGCGGAATCGGCATTACCCTGACCGTAGACGAGCGGGCATTTTCCGGTGCCAGCCCGTGGCTTTTCGGCAGCGTGCTGGAACGCCTGTTTGCCCGGCTGGTATCCATCAACAGCTTTACTGAGTTCACCCTGAAGAGTCAGCAGCGCGGTGAGATCGGCTACTGGGCACCGAGAATGGGTAAAAGGGCGCTGGTATGA
- a CDS encoding type VI secretion system Vgr family protein, with amino-acid sequence MLNRITVQLPVEGLLFWKLTGREAMSESFALTLTVLGTDARIDRSKLLGQPVTVTIPTQNLLTSRYVNGKITRVAVSAVELTGTRYAVYQLTVEPDLWPMKRDRNLRIFQGQTVPQIVKTLLAEHQVNVEDKLTGSYRVWDYCVQYQESSLDFISRLMELEGIAYHFSHEADKHTLVLTDAATQHQPFSGYEVIPYHQTPSGGSTDEEGISQWALEDSVTPGIYSLDDYDFRKPNAWLFQAQQNPASPKPGSIDVYDWPGRFVETGHAEFYARIRQERWQVEHQQIQATATAAGIAPGHTFTLTNAPFFSDNGEYLVTAAGYHFEENRYASGEGETVHRTDFTVIPASVSYRPAQSTAWPRTYGPQTAKVVGPNGESIWTDKYGRVKVKFHWDRLAKGDDTSSCWVRVSSAWAGQGYGGVQIPRVGDEVVVDFINGDPDRPIITGRVYNDASMPPWALPAAATQMGFMSRTKDGSVDNANALRFEDKAGAEQVWIQAERNMDTSVKNDETHSVGGERSHYVKKNELHRVEANQTQAVKGGTEILTGKGKLDAAVEQYVIASGTKLRLVSGESAIELNANGKINLIGKEFNFFVEGDGYITTGGKLHLNTSGTKPGTTAPGSGHKGDIDAAVQAKFTPKDE; translated from the coding sequence ATGCTCAACCGAATTACCGTTCAGCTCCCGGTGGAGGGGCTTCTGTTCTGGAAACTGACGGGCCGCGAGGCGATGTCCGAGTCGTTCGCGCTGACGCTGACCGTGCTCGGCACGGACGCGCGCATTGACCGCAGCAAACTGCTGGGCCAGCCGGTCACGGTGACCATTCCGACGCAGAACCTGCTGACGTCCCGCTATGTTAACGGAAAAATTACCCGCGTGGCGGTGAGCGCCGTTGAGCTGACGGGCACTCGCTATGCGGTGTACCAGCTGACGGTGGAGCCGGACCTGTGGCCGATGAAGCGCGACCGTAACCTGCGTATTTTCCAGGGCCAGACGGTGCCGCAGATTGTGAAAACCCTGCTGGCTGAACATCAGGTCAACGTGGAGGATAAACTTACCGGCAGCTACCGGGTGTGGGACTACTGCGTGCAGTATCAGGAGTCGAGCCTGGACTTCATCAGCCGCCTGATGGAGCTGGAAGGGATTGCCTATCACTTCAGCCACGAGGCCGACAAGCACACCCTGGTGCTCACCGACGCCGCCACCCAGCATCAGCCGTTCAGCGGCTATGAGGTCATTCCTTACCACCAGACGCCGTCCGGCGGCAGTACGGATGAAGAGGGCATCAGCCAGTGGGCGCTTGAGGACAGCGTGACGCCGGGGATTTACAGCCTCGACGACTATGACTTCCGCAAGCCGAACGCGTGGCTGTTCCAGGCCCAGCAGAACCCGGCGTCGCCGAAGCCGGGCAGCATTGACGTCTACGACTGGCCGGGACGCTTTGTGGAGACCGGGCATGCGGAGTTTTACGCCCGCATTCGCCAGGAGCGCTGGCAGGTTGAGCACCAGCAGATTCAGGCCACCGCCACGGCGGCGGGGATTGCGCCGGGCCACACCTTCACCCTGACCAACGCGCCGTTCTTCAGCGATAACGGCGAGTATCTGGTGACGGCGGCGGGCTACCACTTCGAAGAGAACCGCTACGCCAGCGGCGAAGGTGAAACTGTTCACAGGACCGATTTCACGGTCATCCCGGCGTCGGTCTCTTATCGCCCGGCGCAGAGCACGGCGTGGCCGCGCACCTACGGCCCGCAGACCGCGAAGGTGGTGGGCCCGAACGGCGAGAGTATCTGGACCGACAAATACGGTCGCGTGAAGGTGAAGTTCCACTGGGACCGTCTGGCGAAGGGGGATGACACCAGCTCCTGCTGGGTGCGCGTGTCGAGCGCGTGGGCGGGCCAGGGCTACGGCGGGGTGCAAATCCCGCGCGTCGGCGACGAGGTGGTGGTGGACTTTATCAACGGCGACCCGGACCGTCCGATTATTACCGGGCGTGTGTACAACGACGCGAGCATGCCGCCGTGGGCGCTGCCGGCGGCGGCGACGCAGATGGGCTTTATGAGCCGGACGAAAGACGGCTCCGTGGACAACGCCAACGCCCTGCGCTTTGAGGATAAAGCAGGTGCAGAGCAGGTGTGGATCCAGGCCGAGCGCAACATGGACACCAGCGTTAAAAATGATGAAACGCACAGCGTCGGCGGCGAGCGCAGCCATTACGTGAAGAAAAATGAACTGCATCGCGTGGAAGCGAATCAGACCCAGGCTGTCAAAGGTGGGACTGAGATCCTGACCGGCAAAGGCAAGCTGGATGCGGCGGTGGAGCAGTACGTCATTGCTTCCGGGACGAAGCTGCGGCTGGTCTCAGGGGAAAGCGCCATTGAGCTGAATGCTAACGGCAAGATTAACCTGATCGGTAAAGAGTTTAACTTCTTCGTGGAA